In Spea bombifrons isolate aSpeBom1 chromosome 12, aSpeBom1.2.pri, whole genome shotgun sequence, the following proteins share a genomic window:
- the LOC128470684 gene encoding sulfotransferase 2B1-like: MLAADNFRYKGVPFPKKSHSEESIDFAENVFPVLDDDIFNITYPKSGTNWMIEILNLIKNKGDITLSNQVPIYMRSPWYESIGSNEQIQTLTRPRIISSHLPIQIFAKSFFNSKAKVIYTMRNPKDIFVSNYHFAKIISLFKQPESLQSCLEEFLQGNVIYGSWFDHVKGWLQMKDDDRFFFITYEELLQDLRGCVVRICKFLGQELDDEAIDLVVKHSTFKSMKENKMSNWTTMPDDVMDHSKGSFMRKGVSGDWKNHFTVAQSEYFDKIYQEKMRDFNFKFFWEEN, translated from the exons ATGCTGGCAGCAGATAATTTCAGATATAAAGGAGTACCGTTTCCAAAAAAATCACACTCTGAAGAGTCTATTGATTTTGCAGAAAATGTCTTCCCAGTATTGGATgatgatatttttaatataacatatcCTAAATCAG GTACTAACTGGATGATAGAGATATTGAATTTGATCAAGAACAAAGGAGACATTACTTTGAGTAACCAAGTGCCAATTTATATGAGATCACCATGGTATGAATCAATAGGCAGTAACGAGCAAATTCAAACCCTAACGCGTCCTAGGATAATCTCCTCACATCTACCAATCCAAATTTTTGCAAAATCGTTCTTCAACTCAAAAGCAAAA GTTATCTACACAATGAGGAATCCCAAGGATATCTTTGTATCGAATTACCATTTTGCCAAAATAATCAGTTTGTTTAAACAACCTGAAAGTCTCCAAAGCTGCCTAGAAGAATTTCTGCAAGGAAACG TTATATATGGCTCTTGGTTCGATCATGTTAAAGGATGGTTGCAAATGAAAGATGATGATCGCTTCTTCTTTATCACATATGAGGAACTTCTTCAG GACCTTCGAGGTTGTGTGGTGAGAATCTGTAAGTTTTTAGGACAAGAGTTAGATGATGAAGCTATCGACTTAGTTGTGAAACATTCGACATTCAAATCAATGAAGGAGAACAAGATGTCCAACTGGACTACGATGCCTGATGATGTCATGGACCATTCTAAAGGTTCTTTTATGCGCAAAG gaGTCTCCGGAGACTGGAAGAATCACTTCACTGTAGCCCAAAGTGAATATTTTGATAAGATTTATCAAGAGAAAATGAGAGATTTTaactttaaatttttttgggAAGAAAACTGA